Proteins encoded together in one Quercus lobata isolate SW786 chromosome 3, ValleyOak3.0 Primary Assembly, whole genome shotgun sequence window:
- the LOC115981630 gene encoding auxin-induced protein 22D-like: MEKSIAFEKDLNLEATELRLGLPGTKESEKQTPSTIKSNKRVLPDMSEECGSEDNSNVSHVKICDQEVAPPAKAQVVGWPPVRSYRKNCFQAKKMEAETTGMYVKVSMDGAPYLRKIDLKVYKGYPELLKALEDMFKFSVGKYSEREGYNGSEFVPTYEDKDGDWMLVGDVPWDMFISSCKRMRIMKGSEARGLGCAV, translated from the exons ATGGAGAAAAGTATAGCGTTTGAGAAAGACCTTAACCTTGAGGCCACAGAGCTTAGATTAGGCCTACCAGGCACCAAGGAGTCAGAAAAGCAAACACCAAGTACCATCAAGAGCAACAAAAGAGTTTTGCCCGACATGAGTGAGGAGTGTGGATCTGAGGACAATTCTAATGTCTCACATGTCAAAATATGTGACCAAGAAGTTGCTCCACCTGCCAA GGCACAAGTAGTGGGGTGGCCACCAGTGAGATCTTATAGGAAAAACTGTTTCCAAGCAAAGAAAATGGAGGCTGAAACCACAGGCATGTACGTGAAAGTTAGCATGGATGGAGCTCCTTATCTGAGAAAGATTGATTTGAAGGTATACAAAGGATACCCAGAACTGCTCAAAGCCTTGGAAGATATGTTCAAGTTCAGTGTCG GTAAATATTCTGAGAGAGAAGGCTACAATGGATCAGAATTTGTGCCAACTTATGAAGACAAAGATGGGGATTGGATGTTGGTTGGAGATGTTCCATGGGA TATGTTCATCTCTTCATGCAAGAGGATGAGAATCATGAAAGGGTCAGAAGCTAGAGGCTTGGGTTGTGCTGTGTAA